The nucleotide window TCGCGCCGGACAGGCTCTCGCATTCCAACAGATGCCGCGCGGCATGGCGGTAGCGGGCTGAGCGGCCCTGGATCAAGGTGAAGTCGATCATCGCCCGCAGCGCCAGCGTCGCGGCGAGCGGATATTTGCCGGCGAGCGCATCGGCTGCCGGGGAAAGAAATTCGTAGTGATTGCCGTCGAGTTCTCTCGCGCGCCGGGTCACCAGTCCGGCGGCGCGATCCAGCGCGGGCCATGCCACGAGAAAGGCCAGAGCCGGCAGCACATGATCGAACCGCTCGACATAGTCCAGCGCGCGTCGTTCGGCTTCGACGTCGTCGAAATCCGGTAGGCGTTTGAGATAAGCGCGCAGATGCTCGACGCTCAGGAACCGCTCGAAACAAGACCACCGCGCGGCCTGCGCTTGGTCACGCCGGCCCAGTGCGTCGAGGACTTCGATCCGCGCATCCTCCCAGTCGAAATTGGGAAATCTGGATGGATGCGATTTGGCATCGTCCACGATCCGCAGTGCCTCGTCGGCGCGACCGGCCGCCAGCAGCCGCCGTGCGAGCTCCGCGGCAATGCCGGGACTCTTCCGCGCTTCGATGCTGTACTGGGCAATGTAGGAGTCGACGTCGCCCTGGACGTCGGCGATGGTTCGGAGGCTCGCGGCGATCATCCGTTCACGGCGGGAGGACATGATCTGATCGAGGTAGATCGGGCCCCCTGATCCCAAACCGATCACCGTTCGGTCTTGGTCGGGAGGCACTTGCACAGGCTGTTTGGACAG belongs to Rhodopseudomonas palustris and includes:
- a CDS encoding DUF6880 family protein, whose translation is MAPKSTLTARQLEALGAPRLAELLLEITANDAPAKRRLKLEITALTSPKAVAGEIGKRLGQIARAQSMLEGPKVKELAADLETQRRTIIDHVAANDPAAAQDLMWQLVDMADDVLQRSDDSNGRLFPIFVDAIRDLGPLAKAAQSDPIALAERAFKALEQSPYSMDEDLIESLGPVLGSAGLDHLKQRLIELSKQPVQVPPDQDRTVIGLGSGGPIYLDQIMSSRRERMIAASLRTIADVQGDVDSYIAQYSIEARKSPGIAAELARRLLAAGRADEALRIVDDAKSHPSRFPNFDWEDARIEVLDALGRRDQAQAARWSCFERFLSVEHLRAYLKRLPDFDDVEAERRALDYVERFDHVLPALAFLVAWPALDRAAGLVTRRARELDGNHYEFLSPAADALAGKYPLAATLALRAMIDFTLIQGRSARYRHAARHLLECESLSGAISDFGGFDSHVTYKTRLRAEHGRKTGFWSLLS